The genome window CACAAGCGGAAATCAGATCCGCGAAGCCCCCGTTGTGTAGCGGCCTAGCACGCTGCCCTCTCAAGGCAGTAGCGCCGGTTCGAATCCGGTCGGGGGTACAGATCCTTCCCGCGAAGGTGGACCAGGGTAGCTCCCACCACCATCGATGCAGGATCGCTAGGGCCCCCGTTGTGTAGCGGCCTAGCACGCCGCCCTCTCAAGGCGGTAGCGCCGGTTCGAATCCGGTCGGGGGTACTGACTGGTCTAAACCACATTGGTCTATGGTGTAATTGGCAGCACGACTGATTCTGGTTCAGTTAGTCTTGGTTCGAGTCCAGGTAGACCAGCTGGGACCTGCGGCGGTGTAGTATCAAACGCTTGCAGGCTCCACGCCCCCGTTGTGTAGCGGCCTAGCACGCCGCCCTCTCAAGGCGGTAGCGCCGGTTCGAATCCGGTCGGGGGTACGCATCGAGAAGGCCCTCCACTTCGGTGGGGGGCCTTCTTCGTGTGCCGGTCACGCGCCCCGGCCGCTCGACCGCCCGGCTACTCGATCCCGTAGCGTCGCGCCGACTCCACCTCCTGGGCCAGTCGGTGCAAGGAGCGCAGCACCGGTTCGAAGAGCACCGCCGACGAGACCGCCGTCTCCACCTTCTCCGTGTCGGACTCATAGGTCTCCAGACGATCCAGGTCCCGCACGGCCGCCCGGTACATCAACTCGGCGTACGGACGCATCAGTTCGGCATCGCACGGATAGCCGAGCCGCAGCAGTGTCGCTACCAGCGCGACCAGCGAACGGTGTACGGGGGAGAGGGGGCCGATCTCCCGCGCCGACTCCCAGCCCAGCGTCCGCAGCAGCCGGTCCACCTCGGCCGCCGCCGCGACCGTAGCGGGGTCCTCCTCGTCCGGGTCCGGGGCCTGGGGCAGCGCCCACAGGGCCGCGCCGAGCCGGATCGTACGGCCCAGCGACTCGTCGTCGACGTGCTTCAGCACCTCCCGGGCGTTCGCCACCGGCACCTTGCCCACCTGGATCAACGCCCGCACCAGCCGCAGCCGCCGCAGATGCTCCTCGTCGTACTCCGCCGTCGTCGCGTTGATCTGGCGGCCCGGCGCCAACAACCCCTCGCGCAGGTAGTACTTGATCGTCGCCGTGGACACCCCGCTGCGCTCACTCAGCTCCGCCAGCCGCATTTCTGTTGCGCCTCTCCTTGGGAAGTGTCACTATCCAAACATGGATGGTCGGATAGTGCCGCTCACCAATGAGGGGGAGTCCATGTTCGGAAAGCGGGTCAACCCGGGCCGTACCACCGCGGGCGCCGAGGGCGAGGTGGTGGTCCTGCTGATCGGCGTACGGATCAACCACTTCTGGGCCGTGCGCCACTGGATGCCCGTGCTCACCGCGATGCCCCGGATGCTGCGGGAACTGCGCAGGGACCCGGGCCGGGGACTGCTGAACGCCGTGCTGCTCACGGCCTCGCCGCGTACCTACTACGTCGTCCAGTACTGGGAGTCCAAGGAGAAGCTCTACGGCTACGCGCACGCGCCCGACGCGTTCCACCGGGTGGCGTGGGCGGCGCTCAACCGCAAGGAGCGGAAGGGCGGGAGCCGACAGCATGTGGGGCTCTGGCACGAGACGTATGTGGTGCCGGAGGGGTCGTACGAGTCGATCTACGCGGACATGCCCGCGTTCGGGCTCGCGGCCGCGACGGGGGCGCTGCCGCTGGAGAAGCGGGGGAGGTCGGCGAAGGAGCGGTTCGCCCACCGGCCGGGGGTGAGTGCGTGAGTGGGGTGGGTGCCTAGTCGCCGTGGGGGGAGCTGTGGTCTGGCGGCTGCGGGTTCGATGTGGTTGCTCGCGCAGTTCCCCGCGCCCCTGACGGGACAGGGGTGACCCTCATGCGAAAAGGCCTGCCGCGGCGTTGGGGCAGGCCTTCTCGCATGGTTGGACGGGGGTGGTCAGCCGGTGCGGCGTAGGGCCTCCGAGAGGCGGCCGGCGGCGTCGATGACCGCCTGGGCGTGCATACGGCCGGGGTGGCGGGTCAGGCGCTCGATGGGACCGGATACCGAGACGGCGGCCACCACACGGTTCGACGGGCCGCGCACCGGCGCGGAGACCGAGGCCACGCCCGGCTCGCGCTCGCCGATGGACTGGGCCCAGCCCCGGCGCCGTACCCCCGACAGGGCCGTGGCCGTGAAGCGGGCGCCCTGGAGGCCGCGGTGCAGCCGCTCCGGCTCCTCCCAGGCCATGAGGATCTGGGCCGAGGAACCGGCTTTCATCGTGAGGGTCGAACCGACCGGGACCGTGTCCCGCAGGCCGGAGAGCCGCTCCGCGGCGGCGACACAGATACGCATGTCGCCCTGCCGGCGATAGAGCTGCGCGCTCTCGCCCGTGATGTCGCGGAGGTGGGTGAGCACCGGGCCCGCGGTGGCGAGGAGGCGGTCCTCGCCGGCGGCCGCGGCCAGCTCGGCCAGTCGCGGACCGAGGATGAATCGGCCCTGCATGTCGCGTGCCACCATGCGGTGGTGTTCCAGAGCCACGGCCAGGCGGTGGGCCGTGGGTCGTGCGAGTCCCGTGGCGCCGACCAGACCCGCGAGGGTGGCCGGACCGGACTCCAGAGCGCTCAGGACCAGGGCCGCCTTGTCCAGAACGCCGACGCCGCTACTGTTGTCCATGCAACGATACTCGCGTCTCACTCTGTGAAACGCAAGTTCAATTTCGCGTGGACCTTGCCACTCTGGAAGCAGAACAACGAACGGCTCGCGGACCAACGAGCCCGGCGGCCGGCGCTCATACGAGGGGTACGTGCGCTCGCCACCTCCGATATCTCTAGTTGGGCCGGCGCTCGGACAAGCCGGCCGGAGGGAAAGCGATGGGTAGGACACTCGCGGAGAAGGTCTGGGACGACCATGTCGTCCGGCGCGCCGAGGGCGAGCCCGACCTCCTCTTCATCGATCTGCACCTGCTGCACGAGGTGACCAGCCCCCAGGCCTTCGACGGTCTCCGCAAGAGCGGGCGCAAGGTGCGCCGGCTCGACCTGACCATCGCGACCGAGGACCACAACACCCCCACCCTTGACATCGACAAGCCCATCGCGGACCCGGTCTCCCGCGTACAGTTGGAGACACTGCGCGCCAACGCCGCCGAGTTCGGTGTGCGGCTGCACCCGCTGGGCGACGTCGAGCAGGGTGTCGTGCACGTCGTCGGCCCGCAGCTGGGTCTGACCCAGCCGGGCATGACCGTCGTCTGCGGCGACTCCCACACCTCCACGCACGGCGCCTTCGGCGGTCTGGCGTTCGGTATCGGCACCTCCCAGGTGGAGCATGTGCTGGCCACCCAGACGCTGCCGCTGGTCCGCCCCAAGACCATGGCCATCACCGTCGAGGGCGAGCTGGCCGACGGCGTCACCGCCAAGGACCTGATCCTGGCGATCATCGCCAGGATCGGCACGGGCGGCGGCCAGGGCTATGTCCTGGAGTATCGCGGTCCCGCCATCGAGCAGCTCTCGATGGAGGCCCGGATGACCATCTGCAACATGTCCATCGAGGCCGGCGCCCGTGCGGGCATGATCGCCCCCGACGAGACCACCTTCGCGTACCTCAAGGGCCGCCCGCACGCCCCCGAGGGCGAGGACTGGGACGCGGCCGTCGCGTACTGGCGGACGCTGCGGACGGACGACGACGCCGAGTTCGACGCCGAGGTGATCATCGACGGCACCACGCTGGCGCCGTTCGTCACCTGGGGCACCAACCCCGGCCAGGGCGCGCCGCTTTCGGCGTCCGTCCCCGACCCGGCTTCGTACGAGGACGCTTCGGAGCGCCTCGCCGCCGAAAAGGCCCTGGAGTACATGGGGTTGGAGGCCGGCCAGCCGCTGAAGTCCATCAACGTGGACACCGTCTTCGTAGGTTCGTGCACCAACGGCCGCATCGAGGACCTGCGCGCCGCCGCCGAGCTGATCAAGGGCCGCAAAGTCGCCGACGGCGTACGGATGCTGGTCGTCCCGGGCTCCGCGCGGGTCGGTCTGCAGGCCGTCTCCGAGGGCCTGGACATCGTCTTCAAGGAGGCCGGCGCCGAGTGGCGGCACGCGGGCTGCTCGATGTGTCTGGGCATGAACCCGGACCAGCTGGCCCCGGGTGAGCGCTCCGCGTCCACCTCCAACCGCAACTTCGAGGGGCGGCAGGGCAAGGGCGGCCGTACCCACCTGGTCTCCCCGCAGGTCGCCGCCGCGACGGCCGTGCTGGGCCATCTGGCGTCCCCCGCCGACCTGACCGACGCCACCGCCCCCGCGCCCGCTGGAGTCTGAACAGCCATGGAAGCATTCACCACACACACCGGCCGGGCCGTCCCGCTGCGCCGCAGCAACGTCGACACCGACCAGATCATCCCCGCCCACTGGCTCAAGAAGGTGACCAGGGACGGCTTCGAGGACGGGCTGTTCGAGGCCTGGCGCAAGGACGAGACCTTCATCCTCAACCAGCCCGAGCGCGAGGGCGCCACCGTCCTGGTCGCCGGCCCCGACTTCGGCACCGGCTCCTCCCGTGAGCACGCGGTGTGGGCGCTGCAGAACTACGGCTTCAAGGCCGTCATCTCCTCCCGCTTCGCCGACATCTTCCGCGGCAACTCGCTCAAGAACGGCCTGCTCACGGTCGTCCTGGAGCAGAAGATCGTGGACGCGCTCCAGGAACTCACCGAGAAGGACCCGCAGGCCGAGATCACCGTCGACCTTCAGGCCCGCGAGGTGCGCGCCGAGGGCGTCACCGCCTCCTTCGAGCTGGACGAGAACTCCCGCTGGCGGCTGCTGAACGGCCTGGACGACATCTCCATCACCCTCCAGAACGAGGCCGACATCTCGGCGTACGAGGCCAAGCGGCCCTCGTACAAGCCGAGGACGCTGAAGGTCTGATCCGGCGGCGCGGGCCACCCCTCGGGCGGCCCGCGCAAGGCGGATTCCAGCCACCGCGACACCCCCAGGTACCCCCAATCGTGCACGGTTGGGGGTACCGCCATGTTCGGGTTCGGAGACCTTCGAAGTCCTGTGCAGAAAGGTTTCAACTCCCCTAGTTACAAAGGCGATTGCCGGGGTACGCGCACCATGGTGCGGCCACCGCCGGGGGTGCTTCCAAGGCCCCCGGGAGACGGCAGTTGCCCCCTGCGCAGGCGACAACTCGCCCCAGATGGCACAATCTGTGCATGGAACACGACGGCCAACTCAAGCTCTATACGGCGGTCGCGGGCCAACTCAAGGAAGCGCACACAAGAGTGCGCGCACTGCAAGTCCCGGAGGGCGTACGCATGGCGCTGACCCGGAAGCTGCTGGTCATTACGGCCGTGGCCAAGCACGATCTCGCCGACGCGGCAAGGCGGCTGGAGAGCTTCATGACGGACCTCGACGAGGGGCGAATGCCCGCGGGGGAACGCTGAAGGAACTCCATGACCGCCGAGTTCGTTGCGGCACAAGGGTGATAAGCCCGTTTCGTGTTTGATTTGCGGTATATATCTGCCTAACGTGCGAAAAAGCTTGAACACTTTCGTTCTGGCGATGTCTCCGAAGGGGAAGACGTGAACAAGGCGCAGCTCGTAGAAGCGATTGCGGACAAGGTCGGCGGGCGTCAGCAGGCCGCCGACGCGGTCGACGCCGTTCTGGACGCCATCGTCCGCGCGGTCGTCGCCGGCGACCGGGTGTCGGTCACTGGCTTCGGTTCGTTCGAGAAGGTCGACCGGCCGGCCCGTTACGCCCGCAACCCGCAGACGGGTGAGCGGGTTCGGGTCAAGAAGACCTCCGTGCCCCGTTTCCGCGCGGGCCAGGGTTTCAAGGACCTGGTGAGCGGCTCGAAGAAGCTTCCCCGCGGTGGCGAGGTCGCGGTCAAGAAGGCGCCCAAGGGCAGCCTGAGCGGTGGGGCTTCGGCGACGGTCAAGAAGGCGGTGGCGAAGAAGACCACCGCGAAGAAGGTGACCGCCCGCAAGACCACCGCCGCGGCCAAGAAGACGACGGCCGCCGCGAAGAAGACCACGGCGAAGAAGACGACCGCCAAGAAGGCCACGACCAAGTCGGCGGCGGCGAAGAAGACGGCCGCCAAGAAGACCACGGCGGCGGCGAAGAAGACCGCGGCGAAGAAGGCGCCGGCCAAGAAGGCCACCGCGAAGAAGGCGCCGGCCAAGAAGTCGACGGCTCGCAAGACGACCGCGAAGAAGACGGCCGCGCGTCAGGCGTAGAACGCTTGGTACTCACACGCACCGGGCCGGGCTCCCTGTTACTTGGAGCCCGGCCCGCGGCGTGTGCAAGGGCGTGGCCTTGAGTAGGAATCCGTTCAGAACGTCTGCAGGGTGATCAGGGTGATGCGCGGGTTCTCCGCCTCGCCGTCCGTCTCGATCCTGACCCGCTGGCCCGGCCGGAGCAGACGCAGGGCGCCCGCGTCGAAGGCCGGGGCGTCGAAGGGGAGCGGGGTGCCGTCGTCCAGGAGGACCTGGCCGGTGCGGGTGGCGGGGTCGTAGGTGTACGCGGTGGCCTGCATGGCCGCAGCCTACTGGCCGGGGATCAGCAGACGCGCGGCCGCGGCGGCCGTACGGGGACCGACGCCGAGACCGAGGGCGGCGCGCAGGTCGTCGCCGGTGTCGACGTCCTGGCGTACGGAGTCGACGGCGGTCGGGGCGAGTTCCACGGCGCCGGAGCGGCGGTGGCGCAGGCGCGAGCCGGGGCCGAAGACGGGGGAGAGGTCATGACCGGGGGTCGCGGCGAGCAGGGTGGTGCCGGTGCCCGCGGCGTCCGGGAGGAAGGAACGGGGGAATTCGGCTGCCGCGTTCAGGACGCGGGTCAATTCCTCGGGGCGCAGAGCGGGCAGATCGGCGTTCAGAGCCGCTACGGGGCTTTGCGGGCGTATATCCCGGACCATCGCTGTTCCGTGCCGCAGCGCGGCGTTCAGGCCGTCCGGGGAGCCGTTCCGGGGATTCTCGGGGACGGTGCGGGCGCCCAGGGCCGCCAGTTCGCGGGCGGCGAGCGGGTCGTCCGTGACCACCACCACACCGTGCACCGCCGCCGCGGCCAGGGCCGCGGCCACGGTGTCCTGGGCGAAGGCGAGGGCCAGGCCGGGGCGCACCGCGTCCGCGGCGGTGTCCGAGAGTCTGCTCTTGGCCCGCGCCAAGGGCTTCACGGGTACGACCAGGGTCCACTGCACGGGGGTTACGTCCCTCTCTTGTCGCCGCCATTGTCACCTGGGCGCAATGGACCGTCGCGGGGCGGGGCGTACGGTGTTCTCGACAGACCGGCAGCCCGGGGCGACACTTGTGCGGCTCCGGGCCCCGGAACAGGCCCTGGGAAGTCCTAGAGGAAGGTGTCCGCGTGCCCCGCCGGAGAATCGGCTTCTGGTACCGCCTCGCCGCGGTGATCGCCAAACCACCCCTGGTGGTGCTGATCAAGCGGGACTGGCGTGGAATGGAGAACATTCCGGCCGAGGGTGGATTTATCACCGCCGTGAACCACAATTCGCATGTCGATCCCTTTGCGTACGCCCATTATCAGTACAACAGCGGCCGGGTTCCGCGATTTCTCGCGAAGAGCGGTCTCTTCGGCAAGGGATTCATCGGCGCCGTGATGCGCGGCACCGGACAGATCCCCGTCTATCGCGAGAGCACCGACGCGCTGAGCGCCTTCCGGGCCGCGATCGACGCCGTGGAGCGCGGCGAGTGCGTCGCCTTCTACCCCGAGGGCACCCTCACCCGCGACCCGGACGGCTGGCCCATGACCGGCAAGACCGGCGCCGCGCGGGTCGCCCTGCAGACCAGGTGCCCGGTGATCCCGGTCGCGCAGTGGGGCGCCAACGAACTGCTGCCGCCGTACGCCAGGAAGCCCAGCCTCCTGCCGCGCAAGACCCACCATGTGCTGGCCGGCCCGCCCGTCGACCTGTCGGCCTTCTACGGCCGGGAGATGAGCCCCGACCTGCTGAAGGACGCGACGGAGGTCATCATGGCCGCCGTCACCCGCCAGCTGGAGGAGATCCGCGGCGAGCAGGCGCCCGAGACGCCGTACGACCCGAAGCGGGAGCGGATCGAGCAGCGGCGCAGGTCCGCCCGCGCGGTCGAGCACCGGCGGCCCGAGCAGCACAATGGAGCGTTGCGGGGGCAGCAACGTCCCGAACGTCAGGAAGAGGGGCAGGGCAAGTGAGCAAGCCGGTCAAGGCGGCCGTGTTCAGCGCCGGTTCATGGGGCACGGCCTTCGGTACGGTGCTCGCCGACGCCGGGTGCGAGGTCACCCTGTGGGCGCGCCGCGCGGAGGTCGCGGACGCGATCAACTCCACACGGATCAACAGCGACTACCTGCCGGGCCTGGAACTCCCGGGGAACGTGCGGGCCACCACGGACCCGGCCGAGGCCGCCGCCGACGCCGACTTCACGGTGCTGTCCGTACCGTCCCAGACGCTGCGCGCCAACCTCGCCGAATGGGTGCCCCTGCTGGCCCCCGGCACTGTCCTCGTCTCCCTCATGAAAGGCGTCGAACTCGGTTCCGCCATGCGGATGAGCGAGGTCATCGAGGACGTCGCCAAGGTCGGGCAGGACCGTATCGCCGTCGTCACCGGGCCGAACCTGGCGCGGGAGATCGCCTCCCGGATGCCGGCCGCCTCGGTGGTCGCCTGTACCGACGAGGCCGTGGCCCAGCGGCTCCAGACCGCCTGCCACACCCCCTACTTCCGCCCGTACACCAACACCGACGTCGTCGGCTGCGAGCTGGGCGGCGCGGTGAAGAACGTCATCGGGCTCGCCGTCGGCATCGCGGACGGCATGGGCCTCGGCGACAACGCCAAGGGCTCGCTCATCACCCGCGGTCTCGCCGAGACGACCCGGCTCGGTCTCGCGATGGGCGCCGACCCGCTCACCTTCGCCGGACTCGCGGGCCTCGGCGACCTGGTGGCGACCTGTTCCTCGCCGCTCTCCCGGAACCACACCTTCGGCACCAACCTCGGCAAGGGCATGACCCTCCAGGAGACCATCGCGGTCACCAAGCAGACCGCCGAGGGCGTCAAGTCCTGTGAGTCCGTACTGGACTTGGGGCGCCGGCACGGCGTCGACATGCCCATCACGGAGACGGTCGTCGACATCGTGCACGACGGCAAGCCGCCGGTCGTCGCCCTCAAGGAGATGATGTCGCGCAGTGCCAAACCGGAGCGACGCTGAGCGAAAGCGACCGTTCGGGCACTGACTGGCGTCCTACCAACGGGTACTCTCATCGCGATATGAGCACCGAGAACCTCCCCCAGAGCCCTCAGCAGCCGTCCCGCAAGCCGCGCGTGGCCGTCGTCTTCGGCGGCCGAAGCTCGGAACACGGGATCTCCGTGGTCACGGCCGGCGCCGTCCTGCGGGCCATCGACCGGACCAAGTACGACGTCCTGCCGATCGGTATCACCCGGGAAGGCCGCTGGTTCCTCACCGCCGACGAACCGGACCGCATGGCGATCACCGACCGCCGTACGCCGAGCGTCGAGGATCTCGCCGAGTCGCGGGAGGGCGGTGTGGTGCTCCCCGTCGACCCCGCCAACCGCGAAGTCGTCTACAGCGAACCCGGATCGGTGCCCAAGGCGCTCGGCGAGGTCGACGTCGTCTTCCCCGTCCTGCACGGTCCGTACGGCGAGGACGGCACCCTCCAGGGCATGCTGGAGCTGTCCGGTGTCCCGTACGTCGGCTCGGGCGTCCTCGCCTCGGCCGTCGGCCAGGACAAGGAGTACATGAAGCGGGTGTTCACCTCCTTCGGGCTCAAGGTCGGCCCGTACGTGGTGATCCGGCCCCGCGAGTGGCAGCTCGACGAGTCCGCCGCCCGGAAGAAGATCATCGACCTCGCCGGTGAGCACGGCTGGCCGCTCTTCGTGAAGCCGGCCCGCGCGGGCTCCTCGATCGGCATCACCAAGGTCGACGACCTCGCCGGGCTCGACGAGGCGATCGCCGAGGCCCAGCGGCACGACCCGAAGATCCTGGTCGAGGCGGCGCTGCGCGGCCGGGAGATCGAGTGCGGCGTCCTGGAGTTCGAGGACGGCCCGCGCGCCTCCGTCCCGGCCGAGATCCCGCCGCCCGAGGCCCACGCGTACTACGACTTCGAGGCCAAGTACATCGACTCGACGCCCGGCATCGTCCCGGCCCCGCTCACCGAGTTGGAGACCGCCGAGGTCCAGCGGCTCGCGGTCGACGCCTTCGAGGCGGCCTCCTGCGAGGGCCTGGTCCGCGCGGACTTCTTCCTCACGGACGACGGCGAGTTCGTGATCAACGAGATCAACACGCTCCCCGGCTTCACCCCGATCTCGATGTACCCGGCGATGTGGAAGGCGAGCGGGGTCGAGTACGGCGAACTGGTGGACCGTCTGATCCAGGCCGCGCTGCACAGGTCGACGGGCCTGCGCTGAGACGAGCCCCTGATGGGCCGCGAGGCCCAAAAGGGGCGCGGGGCTGTGTCGATGTGCGGCTCCGCCGCGTGGGCGCGACCAGCCACGATCCGGCTCGCAGCCTCCCGACGGCCTCTCGAGGCACCCCCTCAGGAGGCCACTCCCTCAGGAACCGCCTGCTTGATGGCAGGCGCCAGCCCGACCAGGATCGGCGACGTGTCCTCCGCGGCCCGCTCCGCCGTCACGGACACCTCCACATACGCGGAGCGATTCGCCGTGGTGAAGCGGTAAGCCCCCCCGTCCCGCTTCTCCATCAGCCAGTTCACCCCGTCCACCACCCCGGCCAACGCGTCGGCGTCCCGCCCCTCCGCCACCCCGGGGTCGATCATCTTGGGCGGCTGGGGTACACCACAGCGCAGTATGATCACCGCGTCACCCCAGCCCGCCGTCAGCTCGGAGGCCGGCCGCGGATCCCGGCGGCCGAGACCGTCCACCTTCCGCGGCAACACCTTGTCCAGGTTCCGGCACAGTTTCACGGCGGCGGCCCCCGTGCTGGGAACCGCCGCCGAGCCGCCGTCGTCTGCTGAGGAGCAGCCCGCGACGGCGATCAACGACATGGCGAGGACGGGCAGCCCGAGGCGAGCGGGGCGCCGGTGACGGAACGAGTTCACCGGCCAAGGGTAGACGGGGGCTACAGATGCACGACCGGGCAGGTCAGGGTGCGGGTGATCCCGTCCACTTGCTGGACCTTCGCGACCACCAGCCGGCCGAGATCGTCGACGGTGTCGGCCTGGGCGCGCACGATGACGTCGTACGGACCCGTCACGTCCTCGGCCTGGACGACACCGGGGAGCTTGCTGATCGTGTCGGCGACGGTCGACGCCTTGCCGACCTCCGTCTGGATCAGGATGTACGCCTGTACCACGGAACCTCCAGGGCGGCCACGAGGATCATGTGGATCATGTCGGGAAAAGGAACGCCACGGTATCGCGTCGCCGAGCGCCAGGGGGAGACCCGTGGAGGCCGCGCCGCACGCACCGGGGTGCGGGGACGACGGAAGTTGACGGTCCACTCGACCGTACCGAGGACGAGAACGGCCCGCGACCGGGCGCCTGTGACACTGGAAGCGGCACAAGAAGGGGCGATACGACGATGAAGGGCACCGTGGGCGAGCTGGGGGAGTTCGGGCTCATCAGGGAGCTGACCTCCCGGCTCACCACCACCCCGGCGGTCCGGGTCGGCCCCGGCGACGACGCCGCCGTGGTGGCGGCGCCGGACCGCAGGGTCGTGGCGAGCACCGACATCCTCCTGGAAGGGCGGCACTTCCGCCGCGACTGGTCCACGGCGTACGACGTCGGCCGCAAGGCCGCCGCGCAGAACCTCGCGGACATCGCCGCCATGGGCGCCGTGCCCACCGCGCTGCTCCTCGGCCTGGTGGCGCCCGTCGAACTCCCGGTGACCTGGGCCACCGAACTGATGGACGGCCTGCGCGACGAGTGCCAGGTGGCCGGCGCGGCCGTGGTCGGCGGTGACGTGGTGCGCGGCGACACCATCATGATCTCGATCACCGCGCTCGGTGATCTGCGCAACCACGAGCCCGTGACCAGGGGCGGCGCCCAGCCCGGCGATGTGGTCGCCGTCACCGGCTGGCTCGGCTGGTCCGCCGCCGGGCACGCCGTGCTCTCCCGGGGCTTCCGCTCGCCCCGCGCCTTCGTGGAGGCCCACCGGCGGCCCGAGCCGCCGTACCACGCGGGCCCGGCCGCCGCCTCGCTCGGCGCGACCGCGATGTGCGACGTCAGCGACGGGCTGATCGCGGACCTGGGGCACATCGCCGAGGCGAGCAAGTGCCGGATC of Streptomyces phaeolivaceus contains these proteins:
- a CDS encoding HU family DNA-binding protein — translated: MNKAQLVEAIADKVGGRQQAADAVDAVLDAIVRAVVAGDRVSVTGFGSFEKVDRPARYARNPQTGERVRVKKTSVPRFRAGQGFKDLVSGSKKLPRGGEVAVKKAPKGSLSGGASATVKKAVAKKTTAKKVTARKTTAAAKKTTAAAKKTTAKKTTAKKATTKSAAAKKTAAKKTTAAAKKTAAKKAPAKKATAKKAPAKKSTARKTTAKKTAARQA
- the cofC gene encoding 2-phospho-L-lactate guanylyltransferase: MQWTLVVPVKPLARAKSRLSDTAADAVRPGLALAFAQDTVAAALAAAAVHGVVVVTDDPLAARELAALGARTVPENPRNGSPDGLNAALRHGTAMVRDIRPQSPVAALNADLPALRPEELTRVLNAAAEFPRSFLPDAAGTGTTLLAATPGHDLSPVFGPGSRLRHRRSGAVELAPTAVDSVRQDVDTGDDLRAALGLGVGPRTAAAAARLLIPGQ
- a CDS encoding DUF3515 family protein; this translates as MNSFRHRRPARLGLPVLAMSLIAVAGCSSADDGGSAAVPSTGAAAVKLCRNLDKVLPRKVDGLGRRDPRPASELTAGWGDAVIILRCGVPQPPKMIDPGVAEGRDADALAGVVDGVNWLMEKRDGGAYRFTTANRSAYVEVSVTAERAAEDTSPILVGLAPAIKQAVPEGVAS
- a CDS encoding DUF4188 domain-containing protein, yielding MFGKRVNPGRTTAGAEGEVVVLLIGVRINHFWAVRHWMPVLTAMPRMLRELRRDPGRGLLNAVLLTASPRTYYVVQYWESKEKLYGYAHAPDAFHRVAWAALNRKERKGGSRQHVGLWHETYVVPEGSYESIYADMPAFGLAAATGALPLEKRGRSAKERFAHRPGVSA
- a CDS encoding SCO5555 family protein; its protein translation is MEHDGQLKLYTAVAGQLKEAHTRVRALQVPEGVRMALTRKLLVITAVAKHDLADAARRLESFMTDLDEGRMPAGER
- a CDS encoding lysophospholipid acyltransferase family protein translates to MPRRRIGFWYRLAAVIAKPPLVVLIKRDWRGMENIPAEGGFITAVNHNSHVDPFAYAHYQYNSGRVPRFLAKSGLFGKGFIGAVMRGTGQIPVYRESTDALSAFRAAIDAVERGECVAFYPEGTLTRDPDGWPMTGKTGAARVALQTRCPVIPVAQWGANELLPPYARKPSLLPRKTHHVLAGPPVDLSAFYGREMSPDLLKDATEVIMAAVTRQLEEIRGEQAPETPYDPKRERIEQRRRSARAVEHRRPEQHNGALRGQQRPERQEEGQGK
- a CDS encoding D-alanine--D-alanine ligase family protein, with protein sequence MSTENLPQSPQQPSRKPRVAVVFGGRSSEHGISVVTAGAVLRAIDRTKYDVLPIGITREGRWFLTADEPDRMAITDRRTPSVEDLAESREGGVVLPVDPANREVVYSEPGSVPKALGEVDVVFPVLHGPYGEDGTLQGMLELSGVPYVGSGVLASAVGQDKEYMKRVFTSFGLKVGPYVVIRPREWQLDESAARKKIIDLAGEHGWPLFVKPARAGSSIGITKVDDLAGLDEAIAEAQRHDPKILVEAALRGREIECGVLEFEDGPRASVPAEIPPPEAHAYYDFEAKYIDSTPGIVPAPLTELETAEVQRLAVDAFEAASCEGLVRADFFLTDDGEFVINEINTLPGFTPISMYPAMWKASGVEYGELVDRLIQAALHRSTGLR
- a CDS encoding NAD(P)H-dependent glycerol-3-phosphate dehydrogenase, with product MSKPVKAAVFSAGSWGTAFGTVLADAGCEVTLWARRAEVADAINSTRINSDYLPGLELPGNVRATTDPAEAAADADFTVLSVPSQTLRANLAEWVPLLAPGTVLVSLMKGVELGSAMRMSEVIEDVAKVGQDRIAVVTGPNLAREIASRMPAASVVACTDEAVAQRLQTACHTPYFRPYTNTDVVGCELGGAVKNVIGLAVGIADGMGLGDNAKGSLITRGLAETTRLGLAMGADPLTFAGLAGLGDLVATCSSPLSRNHTFGTNLGKGMTLQETIAVTKQTAEGVKSCESVLDLGRRHGVDMPITETVVDIVHDGKPPVVALKEMMSRSAKPERR
- the leuC gene encoding 3-isopropylmalate dehydratase large subunit, whose protein sequence is MGRTLAEKVWDDHVVRRAEGEPDLLFIDLHLLHEVTSPQAFDGLRKSGRKVRRLDLTIATEDHNTPTLDIDKPIADPVSRVQLETLRANAAEFGVRLHPLGDVEQGVVHVVGPQLGLTQPGMTVVCGDSHTSTHGAFGGLAFGIGTSQVEHVLATQTLPLVRPKTMAITVEGELADGVTAKDLILAIIARIGTGGGQGYVLEYRGPAIEQLSMEARMTICNMSIEAGARAGMIAPDETTFAYLKGRPHAPEGEDWDAAVAYWRTLRTDDDAEFDAEVIIDGTTLAPFVTWGTNPGQGAPLSASVPDPASYEDASERLAAEKALEYMGLEAGQPLKSINVDTVFVGSCTNGRIEDLRAAAELIKGRKVADGVRMLVVPGSARVGLQAVSEGLDIVFKEAGAEWRHAGCSMCLGMNPDQLAPGERSASTSNRNFEGRQGKGGRTHLVSPQVAAATAVLGHLASPADLTDATAPAPAGV
- the leuD gene encoding 3-isopropylmalate dehydratase small subunit, which produces MEAFTTHTGRAVPLRRSNVDTDQIIPAHWLKKVTRDGFEDGLFEAWRKDETFILNQPEREGATVLVAGPDFGTGSSREHAVWALQNYGFKAVISSRFADIFRGNSLKNGLLTVVLEQKIVDALQELTEKDPQAEITVDLQAREVRAEGVTASFELDENSRWRLLNGLDDISITLQNEADISAYEAKRPSYKPRTLKV
- the ndgR gene encoding IclR family transcriptional regulator NdgR → MDNSSGVGVLDKAALVLSALESGPATLAGLVGATGLARPTAHRLAVALEHHRMVARDMQGRFILGPRLAELAAAAGEDRLLATAGPVLTHLRDITGESAQLYRRQGDMRICVAAAERLSGLRDTVPVGSTLTMKAGSSAQILMAWEEPERLHRGLQGARFTATALSGVRRRGWAQSIGEREPGVASVSAPVRGPSNRVVAAVSVSGPIERLTRHPGRMHAQAVIDAAGRLSEALRRTG
- a CDS encoding MerR family transcriptional regulator, whose translation is MRLAELSERSGVSTATIKYYLREGLLAPGRQINATTAEYDEEHLRRLRLVRALIQVGKVPVANAREVLKHVDDESLGRTIRLGAALWALPQAPDPDEEDPATVAAAAEVDRLLRTLGWESAREIGPLSPVHRSLVALVATLLRLGYPCDAELMRPYAELMYRAAVRDLDRLETYESDTEKVETAVSSAVLFEPVLRSLHRLAQEVESARRYGIE